The Solanum lycopersicum chromosome 6, SLM_r2.1 genome has a window encoding:
- the LOC101267814 gene encoding F-box protein SKIP16, with product MDVERLGGLSMHIILSKLTPQDAASVACVSKRFRNWSSDDLLWSKFCADDLDLSSPIDPLGNPMPSFKASYQTWREDFNQYPWPLITRVKRCWDRLKEWLAINFPEGLSTLRKGASEEEILELEKSLKVKLPLPTRVLYRFYDGQELSSEESSGSAPGSLLGLMGGYSFYDHLVNVSLLPLHQMIIETKETIRHIGLGNRSKYVVVAASCGHNEKVFFLNCSTGQLNVGTRNLTTEGEVIPCVPSALISSVHNVKATQPQDAMLLWLEEHVRRLQHGMINVRKEGKVRSISLFPEVPPLCSLAVTNGVKVRASSVFVPEFSTIQDEYEKSFFAYSIRMSLSPEGCIMNGMAFNSCQLYCRHWIIRCNDNVVDNVNGEAVIGKFPLLRPGEEEFVYQSCSSQQDSPGSIEGSFTFVPGRLADPKGSPFEAVVSRFPLVMPDYIF from the exons ATGGATGTAGAAAGGTTAGGTGGGCTGTCGATGCATATAATCTTATCAAAATTGACGCCTCAAGATGCTGCATCTGTGGCTTGTGTTAGCAAAAGGTTTAGGAATTGGAGCTCCGATGATTTGCTATGGTCCAAATTCTGTGCCGATGATCTTGATTTATCTTCTCCAATTGACCCACTTGGAAATCCTATGCCGTCTTTCAAG GCATCTTATCAAACATGGCGGGAGGATTTCAATCAATACCCATGGCCATTGATTACTCGCGTTAAAAGATGTTGGGACAGGCTAAAAGAGTGGCTAGCCATAAATTTCCCTGAAGGTTTGTCTACATTGCGTAAAGGTGCATCTGAGGAAGAAATACTGGAGTTGGAGAAGAGTTTGAAAGTAAAACTGCCTCTACCTACTAGGGTTCTCTACCGGTTTTATGATGGTCAAGAACTATCAAGTGAGGAGTCCAGTGGGAGCGCGCCTGGGAGTTTATTAGGTCTCATGGGAGGTTACTCCTTTTATGACCATCTGGTGAATGTATCTTTGTTGCCTTTACATCAAATGATAATAGAAACGAAAGAAACTATCAGACATATCGGACTCGGCAATCGATCTAAGTATGTTGTTGTAGCGGCCTCTTGTGGTCACAATGAAAAGGTTTTCTTTCTGAACTGTTCCACTGGTCAACTTAATGTTGGTACAAGGAATCTCACAACTGAAGGAGAAGTGATTCCTTGTGTACCGAGTGCCTTGATAAGTTCAGTGCATAATGTAAAAGCAACTCAACCCCAAGATGCCATGCTATTGTGGCTAGAGGAACATGTCCGTCGCTTGCAACATGGAATGATCAATGTCCGTAAAGAAGGAAAAGTGAGAAGTATCAGTCTTTTTCCAGAAGTACCTCCACTTTGTTCTCTTGCTGTTACAAATGGTGTAAAG GTCCGTGCTTCTTCTGTGTTCGTCCCAGAGTTCAGTACCATTCAAGATGAATATGAGAAGAGTTTTTTTGCTTATTCTATCCGCATGTCTCTTTCACCTGAAGGATGCATAATGAATGGGATGGCCTTCAATTCCTGCCAACTATATTGTAGACATTGGATCATCCGCTGCAATGATAATGTTGTAGATAATGTAAATGGAGAAGCGGTGATAGGAAAG TTTCCACTGCTACGACCCGGGGAGGAAGAATTTGTCTATCAGAGTTGCTCATCTCAACAAGATTCACCAGGCTCGATTGAAGGATCTTTTACTTTTGTACCTGGAAG ATTAGCAGATCCAAAAGGTAGTCCGTTCGAAGCTGTGGTGTCAAGATTTCCCCTTGTGATGCCGGACTATATTTTCTGA